A window of the Parambassis ranga chromosome 17, fParRan2.1, whole genome shotgun sequence genome harbors these coding sequences:
- the ptmab gene encoding prothymosin alpha-B translates to MADTQVDSGSDISAKDLKEKKLVEEKENGKDAATNGKENEENGEPEVDDEEEEEVDEEDEEDDGEGDEEDEEEDDDEIEGGTKRAAEDDEDDDEDDVETKKQKTDDDD, encoded by the exons ATGGCAGACACACAAGTTGACTCCGGCTCGGACATCTCTGCCAAG gacctgaaggagaagaagctggtggaggagaaggagaacgGCAAGGATGCTGCCACCAACGGCAAGGAGAACGAGGAGAACGGCGAGCCCGAGGTAgacgatgaagaggaggaggaggtcgacgaggaggacgaggaagacGACGGAGAAG GAGacgaggaagacgaggaggaagacgaCGATGAGATTGAGGGCGGCACAAAACGGGCAGCTGAGGATGACGAGGATGACGACGAG GACGACGTGGAAACCAAGAAGCAGAAAACCGACGATGATGATTGA